One Aquarana catesbeiana isolate 2022-GZ linkage group LG04, ASM4218655v1, whole genome shotgun sequence genomic region harbors:
- the PSMB1 gene encoding proteasome subunit beta type-1, with amino-acid sequence MYMSAESQTGEHIYRGMDYHYTGPVQQRFSPYTFNGGTVLALAGEDFALVASDTRLSEDYSIHSRNTPKCYKLTDKTVIGCSGFHGDCLTLTKIIEARLKMYKHSNNKTMTSNAIAAMLSTILYSRRFFPYYVYNIIGGLDEEGKGAVYSFDPVGSYQRDAYKAGGSASAMLQPLLDNQIGYKNMQNVEHLPLTLEKALQLVKDVFISAAERDVYTGDALKISIVTKDGIKEESIPLRKD; translated from the exons ATGTATATGTCTGCGGAGTCCCAGACCGGGGAGCACATTTACAGGGGGATGGATTACCATTACACGGGGCCGGTGCAGCAGAGGTTCAGCCCTTACACCTTCAACGGAGG TACCGTATTGGCTCTTGCTGGGGAAGATTTTGCACTTGTTGCTTCAGATACACGGCTAAGTGAGGATTATTCAATCCACAGCAGGAACACACCAAAATGCTACAAATT GACAGACAAAACCGTTATTGGATGTAGTGGATTCCATGGAGACTGCCTCACCCTCACCAAAATAATCGAGGCCAGATTAAAG ATGTATAAGCATTCAAACAACAAGACCATGACCAGTAATGCAATTGCAGCAATGCTCTCCACAATTCTCTACTCAAGACGCTTCTTTCCATATTATGTATACAATATCATTGGAGGCCTCGATGAAGAAG GCAAAGGTGCTGTGTACAGTTTTGATCCAGTAGGATCCTATCAGAGAGATGCATACAAAGCTGGTGGCTCTGCAAGTGCCATGCTCCAGCCCCTTCTGGACAATCAG ATTGGCTACAAGAATATGCAGAATGTGGAGCACCTTCCTTTGACACTGGAGAAGGCTCTGCAGCTTGTCAAAGATGTATTTATTTCTGCAGCTGAGAGAGATGTGTACACAGGAGATGCACTGAAAATTTCTATTGTCACCAAGGATGGCATAAAAGAGGAGTCGATTCCACTGAGAAAAGATTAG